A genomic stretch from Hyalangium ruber includes:
- a CDS encoding flavin monoamine oxidase family protein, with translation MARTHLMNLVLRALRTARKASAAGVSVSEYAARQQGRAQFDRRTFLHLTGGMAGAAALTACGEDPEMESVAIVGGGMAGLHCAYRLQQLGVTARIYEASTRTGGRMFSARGVFPEGQHCELGGEFIDTGHETMHDLAQELEIELLDYNQDAPELARLVAYFDGHRLSEEEILNGFGPIAERIDVALGALADPEEYVTYRTPNGAEALDQLSLSAWMDGEGIPATNPVRRLIELAYVGEFGLDADECNCLNLLTFISTDATRLELFGESDERFHAKEGNDTFTQRLAERLEPGQIQLEHRLESLHALSDGRYRLSFSSPGGTREVKAEHVVLALPFTLLRQVDVRVELPAAKRKAIAELGYGTNAKLMVGFSSRPWRAAPHLSEGSTYSDTGYMQTWETSRLQPGSAGILTQYTGGQKGLALGEGTPEQQAAAFLEGFEAVFPGVKAAANGRVARMHWPSHPLTLGSYSAYKVGQFTTIAGAEIERVGNLHFCGEHTSLDAQGYMEGAALTGAMAATEVAEDLGLAEEARLGPGARILARARAARVHGRWLDAVRRSVRRRAG, from the coding sequence ATGGCCCGAACCCACCTGATGAACCTTGTCCTGCGCGCGCTTCGCACGGCACGAAAGGCTTCCGCCGCGGGAGTGTCGGTCTCGGAGTACGCGGCGAGGCAACAGGGGCGCGCCCAGTTCGATCGGCGCACCTTCCTTCACCTCACTGGGGGAATGGCGGGAGCGGCGGCGCTCACCGCATGTGGCGAGGATCCCGAGATGGAGAGCGTGGCCATCGTCGGAGGCGGCATGGCGGGCCTGCACTGCGCCTACCGGCTCCAGCAGTTGGGCGTCACGGCGCGCATCTACGAGGCGTCGACGCGCACGGGGGGGCGGATGTTCTCCGCGCGCGGCGTCTTCCCCGAGGGCCAGCACTGCGAGCTGGGCGGTGAGTTCATCGACACCGGCCACGAGACGATGCACGACCTGGCGCAGGAGCTGGAGATCGAGCTGCTGGACTACAACCAGGACGCTCCGGAGCTGGCCCGACTGGTGGCCTACTTCGACGGACACCGGCTCAGTGAGGAGGAGATTCTGAACGGCTTCGGCCCCATCGCCGAGCGCATCGACGTGGCGCTGGGGGCGTTGGCGGATCCCGAGGAGTACGTCACCTATCGGACGCCCAACGGCGCCGAGGCGCTGGATCAGCTCTCGCTGAGCGCATGGATGGATGGCGAGGGCATCCCCGCGACGAACCCCGTGCGGCGGCTCATCGAGCTGGCCTACGTGGGCGAGTTCGGGCTGGACGCGGATGAGTGCAACTGCCTCAACCTGCTGACCTTCATCTCCACGGACGCCACCCGCCTGGAGCTCTTCGGCGAGTCCGACGAGCGCTTCCACGCGAAGGAGGGCAATGACACCTTCACCCAGCGGCTCGCCGAGCGCCTGGAGCCGGGGCAGATCCAGCTCGAGCACCGGCTGGAGTCGCTCCATGCGCTGTCCGACGGCCGTTACCGGCTGAGCTTCTCCAGCCCGGGGGGCACCCGGGAGGTGAAGGCGGAGCATGTGGTGCTCGCGCTGCCCTTCACGCTGCTGCGGCAGGTGGACGTTCGGGTGGAATTGCCCGCGGCGAAGCGCAAGGCCATCGCGGAGCTGGGCTACGGGACGAACGCGAAGCTGATGGTGGGCTTCTCCTCGCGCCCGTGGCGTGCGGCGCCGCACCTCTCCGAGGGCAGCACCTACTCGGACACGGGCTACATGCAGACGTGGGAGACGAGCCGCCTGCAGCCGGGCAGCGCGGGCATCCTCACCCAGTACACGGGAGGCCAGAAGGGCCTGGCGCTGGGCGAGGGCACGCCGGAGCAGCAGGCCGCCGCGTTCCTCGAGGGCTTCGAGGCGGTGTTTCCCGGAGTGAAGGCCGCTGCCAATGGCCGTGTAGCGCGCATGCACTGGCCCAGCCACCCGCTGACGCTCGGCAGCTACTCGGCCTACAAAGTGGGGCAGTTCACGACGATCGCGGGCGCGGAGATCGAGCGGGTGGGCAACCTGCACTTCTGCGGCGAGCACACGAGCCTGGACGCCCAGGGGTACATGGAGGGCGCGGCGCTCACCGGAGCGATGGCGGCCACCGAGGTGGCGGAGGATCTCGGCCTGGCGGAGGAGGCGCGGCTGGGGCCGGGGGCGCG
- a CDS encoding alpha/beta hydrolase, translated as MNHREDAFEGAGGIRLFSQLWRPEGKPRAVLAIVHGFGEHSGRYLNIARRYVPLGYAVHAFDLRGHGRSPGQRGHVNAWAEYREDLQAFLAYSAKKAPGCPVFLFGHSLGSLIALDYVLHHPEGVQGLILSGTAVDPVAVAKPLLVAIARFLSRFWPSFRLKVKLDPGALSRLPNIAGEYLSDPLVHGDASARWGTEALGAIAWVKAHASELKLPLLVLHGEADRLNSLAGAQQVFDAAGSSEKRLALLPGGFHEPHNDSGREKIFMVLEEFLGARLAAAAA; from the coding sequence ATGAACCACAGGGAAGACGCATTCGAGGGAGCCGGAGGCATCCGGCTCTTCTCCCAGCTCTGGCGGCCCGAGGGAAAACCCCGCGCCGTGCTGGCCATCGTCCACGGCTTTGGCGAGCACAGCGGCCGCTACCTCAACATCGCCCGCCGCTATGTGCCGCTGGGCTACGCCGTCCACGCGTTCGACCTGCGGGGCCATGGGCGCTCACCGGGCCAGCGCGGCCACGTGAACGCCTGGGCCGAGTACCGCGAGGACCTGCAGGCCTTCCTCGCCTACAGCGCCAAGAAGGCTCCCGGCTGCCCCGTGTTCCTCTTCGGCCACAGCCTGGGCTCGCTCATCGCCCTGGACTACGTGCTGCACCACCCCGAGGGAGTTCAGGGCCTGATCCTCAGTGGCACCGCCGTGGATCCGGTCGCCGTGGCCAAGCCTCTGCTGGTAGCCATCGCCCGGTTCCTCTCGCGCTTCTGGCCGAGCTTCCGCTTGAAGGTGAAGCTGGATCCGGGCGCGCTGTCCCGGCTGCCGAACATCGCCGGCGAGTACCTCTCGGATCCGCTGGTCCATGGAGACGCCTCGGCCCGCTGGGGCACCGAGGCCCTGGGCGCCATCGCCTGGGTGAAGGCCCATGCCTCGGAGCTGAAGCTGCCGCTGCTGGTGCTCCACGGCGAGGCGGACCGCCTCAACTCGCTGGCCGGCGCGCAGCAGGTCTTCGACGCGGCCGGCTCCTCGGAGAAGCGCCTGGCCCTGCTGCCCGGCGGCTTCCACGAGCCCCACAACGACTCCGGCCGCGAGAAGATCTTCATGGTGCTGGAGGAGTTCCTGGGCGCACGCCTCGCGGCGGCCGCGGCCTGA
- a CDS encoding MoxR family ATPase: protein MANQDWVSRLLSGRASADKGLSVHLSERDGGGLHDKMRQAYWWITNNAVICPYYDIEFGQPASLKTPAGEEVHLPEDMSYSSFVLIPLLTLFTCRRALLVGGPGRGKTTSALLMALLSGMGRDEVHRGIQRGHPQLSIADLLGAPLPSDMLKAEDLSAVKVSWRKWISQRVKIIDEYNRIPTKTQSALLSLMAEGYAEMMDQYVYAGRSSWFLTANDDQGGGTFQVIEALKDRIDVVVRAVPFNSNFIDTLLQRIEADRSPEELLPQEIVFTPGELEKAYTSILQVEVPKDVLERVAFFLGQLDFCRRASPRFEFKHKDTLKLAGQTVAAVCNEQCPLDKKVHLCTQTENGVSVRAYQTILHYAKALAFFRGRTAVELEDFRQIAPWVLHEKLTPNVRSPFFEAKDHRMLLQDRVAWIRHMFDMATAQYGVHAPVRRKVGVLRQELDKGLAGVDLRTTEKRLQQVTVLMNELLTKNELSGPVYEDLIHLKSMYSRYRNYATWLKENPGGRP, encoded by the coding sequence ATGGCCAACCAGGACTGGGTCTCACGGCTGCTGTCAGGACGCGCCTCGGCGGACAAGGGGCTGAGCGTCCACCTCTCCGAGCGCGACGGCGGCGGACTGCACGACAAGATGCGGCAGGCGTATTGGTGGATCACCAACAACGCCGTCATCTGCCCCTACTACGACATCGAGTTCGGGCAGCCCGCCTCGCTGAAGACTCCCGCCGGCGAGGAGGTCCACCTGCCCGAGGACATGAGCTACAGCTCGTTCGTCCTCATTCCCCTGCTCACCCTCTTCACCTGTCGCCGGGCGCTGCTGGTGGGCGGCCCGGGGCGAGGGAAGACCACCTCCGCCCTGCTCATGGCGCTCTTGTCCGGCATGGGCCGCGACGAGGTACACCGCGGCATCCAGCGCGGCCACCCGCAGCTGTCCATCGCGGACCTGCTGGGCGCTCCGCTGCCCTCGGACATGCTCAAGGCCGAGGACCTGTCCGCCGTGAAGGTGAGCTGGCGCAAGTGGATCAGCCAGCGCGTGAAGATCATCGACGAGTACAACCGCATCCCCACCAAGACGCAGTCCGCCCTGCTCTCGCTCATGGCCGAGGGCTACGCGGAGATGATGGACCAGTACGTCTACGCGGGCCGCTCCAGCTGGTTCCTCACCGCCAATGATGACCAGGGCGGCGGCACCTTCCAGGTGATTGAAGCGCTCAAGGACCGCATCGACGTGGTGGTGCGCGCGGTGCCCTTCAACTCGAACTTCATCGACACGCTCCTGCAGCGCATCGAGGCGGACCGCTCGCCCGAGGAGCTGCTGCCCCAGGAGATTGTCTTCACCCCGGGCGAGCTGGAGAAGGCCTATACCTCCATCCTCCAGGTGGAGGTACCCAAGGACGTGCTGGAGCGGGTGGCCTTCTTCCTGGGCCAGCTCGACTTCTGCCGGCGGGCCTCGCCGCGCTTCGAGTTCAAGCACAAGGACACGCTGAAGCTGGCCGGGCAGACGGTGGCCGCCGTGTGCAACGAGCAGTGCCCGCTCGATAAGAAGGTCCACCTGTGTACGCAGACGGAGAACGGCGTGAGCGTGCGCGCCTACCAGACGATTCTCCACTACGCCAAGGCGCTGGCCTTCTTCCGGGGGCGCACCGCCGTGGAGCTGGAGGACTTCCGGCAGATCGCCCCGTGGGTGCTGCACGAGAAGCTGACGCCCAACGTGCGCAGCCCCTTCTTCGAGGCGAAGGACCACCGGATGCTGTTGCAGGACCGGGTGGCGTGGATCCGCCACATGTTCGACATGGCCACGGCGCAGTACGGCGTGCATGCGCCGGTGCGCCGCAAGGTGGGCGTGCTGCGGCAGGAGCTGGACAAGGGGCTGGCGGGCGTGGACCTGCGCACCACGGAGAAGCGGCTGCAGCAGGTGACGGTGCTGATGAACGAGCTGCTCACCAAGAATGAGCTGTCCGGCCCGGTGTACGAGGACCTCATCCACCTCAAGTCCATGTACAGCCGCTACCGCAACTACGCCACGTGGCTGAAGGAGAACCCGGGCGGGCGGCCATGA
- a CDS encoding M48 family metalloprotease — protein sequence MSLARFTPEQVDRCWKEALALWDVRVQLTPPEPHAASFGKEAPENEPLAYIDLVKRQVFVNFELLSRMGAEESLMAVLAHEIGHHVRFPHTLGWDAELRALEQRLIPGLKQSLTNLFFDLQVNEVVGRTHAEALCEVYRGFLRVRPDVPVSPLFFFYLSLYEELWIRPPGDLVPSGQIGPMEEAFPGCRAEARMFVQTFYALPDMRQQFLYFCATFIRFIDQPDGLEFCIPLAGDVPLPDEDDLDAAAHGGDRWDDALKDAKERGWLAESHDTKDLDPLATIARVTEHRPGKGGGVLRRALVSRHYRRLVDQYVLKLPSAPSRPEPYLRTTPEAWEYGDDPSTIDWTLTVLSQGPLAAVAPLRRELEADVPPPSELGVPAVEIYLDTSGSMPNPQNQLNAMTLAAQVLSATAIRKRATVRAIVYSDGAPLVSPWMYDEETARDFLLHYIGGGTMFPFERLTELSRERPDALRIIISDSDFLSNVADVPSLHRLVEAVRRSRAVVAFLAVPDEQRTRKALKLALADRRFRLVTVQWMSEFGPAAAALSQALLED from the coding sequence ATGAGCCTGGCGCGCTTCACTCCCGAGCAGGTGGACCGGTGCTGGAAGGAGGCACTGGCGCTGTGGGACGTGCGCGTTCAGCTCACTCCGCCCGAGCCTCACGCGGCCTCCTTCGGGAAGGAGGCGCCCGAGAACGAGCCCCTGGCCTACATCGATCTCGTGAAGCGCCAGGTGTTCGTGAACTTCGAGCTGCTCTCGCGCATGGGGGCCGAAGAGAGCCTCATGGCGGTGCTCGCGCATGAGATTGGCCACCACGTGCGCTTCCCGCACACGCTGGGGTGGGACGCGGAGCTGCGGGCGCTGGAGCAGCGGCTCATCCCCGGGCTGAAGCAGTCGCTCACCAACCTCTTCTTCGATCTCCAGGTGAACGAGGTGGTGGGCCGCACGCACGCCGAGGCGCTGTGCGAGGTGTACCGAGGCTTCCTGCGCGTCCGGCCGGACGTTCCGGTGAGCCCGCTGTTCTTCTTCTACCTGTCGCTCTACGAGGAGCTGTGGATCCGCCCTCCGGGGGACCTGGTGCCCTCGGGGCAGATTGGCCCCATGGAGGAGGCGTTCCCCGGCTGCCGCGCCGAGGCGCGGATGTTCGTGCAGACCTTCTACGCGCTGCCGGACATGCGGCAGCAGTTCCTCTATTTCTGCGCCACCTTCATCCGCTTCATCGACCAGCCGGACGGGCTGGAGTTCTGCATCCCCCTGGCCGGAGACGTGCCGCTGCCGGATGAGGATGACCTGGATGCGGCCGCCCACGGCGGAGACCGTTGGGACGATGCGCTGAAGGACGCCAAGGAGCGCGGCTGGCTGGCCGAATCCCACGACACGAAGGATCTGGATCCGCTCGCCACCATCGCCCGCGTCACCGAGCACCGTCCGGGCAAGGGCGGCGGCGTGCTGCGCCGGGCGCTGGTCAGCCGGCACTACCGGCGGCTGGTGGACCAGTACGTGCTGAAGCTTCCCTCGGCGCCCTCGCGGCCCGAGCCCTACCTGCGCACCACCCCCGAAGCCTGGGAGTACGGGGATGATCCGTCCACCATCGACTGGACGCTCACGGTGCTCTCCCAGGGCCCGCTGGCGGCGGTGGCGCCGCTGCGCCGCGAGCTCGAGGCGGACGTGCCGCCTCCTTCGGAGCTGGGCGTGCCCGCGGTGGAGATCTACCTCGACACGAGCGGCTCCATGCCCAACCCGCAGAACCAGCTCAACGCCATGACCCTGGCGGCGCAGGTGCTGTCGGCCACGGCGATTCGCAAGCGCGCCACGGTGCGCGCCATCGTCTACTCGGACGGAGCGCCGCTGGTGTCTCCGTGGATGTACGACGAGGAGACGGCCCGCGACTTCCTGCTGCACTACATCGGCGGCGGGACGATGTTCCCCTTCGAGCGGCTCACCGAGCTGTCACGGGAGCGGCCGGACGCGCTGCGGATCATCATCTCCGACTCGGACTTCCTGTCGAACGTGGCGGATGTGCCGAGCCTGCATCGGCTGGTGGAGGCGGTGCGGCGCTCTCGCGCGGTGGTGGCGTTCCTGGCGGTGCCGGACGAGCAGCGGACGCGCAAGGCGCTCAAGCTCGCGCTGGCCGACCGGCGCTTCCGCCTCGTCACCGTGCAGTGGATGTCGGAGTTCGGGCCCGCGGCCGCCGCGCTGTCCCAGGCCCTGTTGGAGGATTGA
- a CDS encoding phenylacetate--CoA ligase family protein, with the protein MSRPPHLGVAPRARIRRDTSSQRPHIEWAESIARDLARFARLPDEALARAELEARLEAFRAALRDSPFHAQRLHAAGLHPGDLRSLEDLRHLPTLDRAELARSWDAVPTLAPENAECVVVKSSGTTGDPVNVVRDRRDCLHMWAGLRFFAERAGVELPSRPRVVLLDALPGGLEYSVRLPILYDGALHRISVLRADARERLERVKPAVIFSDPEGLRWLVEQQGLPAPRLLLSSAQHLSTELRAALGRVVGAPVLNYYATTETGPLAWECLAHTGHFHVMAPDVWVEPGLQEVVVTRLRPSVLPLLRYRPGDAGTVRRDACSCGFQGWTLEGFGGRGACHFLTPAGRAVDAWQLAWVFKHHTLRAFRLTQVEPERFALELAGASEGDTGPLCERLTAALRNLGWERPRVDLRHVAPAVLGTGAKPLPFRALGSG; encoded by the coding sequence GTGAGTCGGCCTCCCCACCTGGGGGTGGCCCCCAGGGCGCGCATCCGGAGGGATACTTCCTCCCAGCGTCCGCACATCGAATGGGCCGAGTCCATCGCTCGGGACCTGGCCCGGTTCGCGAGGCTTCCGGACGAGGCGCTCGCCCGCGCGGAGCTGGAGGCCCGCCTGGAGGCGTTCCGAGCGGCCCTGCGGGACTCTCCGTTCCATGCGCAGCGGCTGCACGCGGCGGGGTTGCACCCCGGGGACTTGCGCTCGCTGGAGGACTTGCGCCACCTGCCCACCCTGGACCGTGCGGAGCTCGCGCGCTCCTGGGACGCGGTGCCCACCCTGGCACCCGAGAACGCCGAGTGCGTGGTGGTGAAGAGCTCGGGCACGACGGGCGACCCCGTGAATGTGGTGCGGGACCGGCGCGACTGCCTGCACATGTGGGCGGGGCTGCGGTTCTTCGCGGAGCGCGCGGGCGTGGAGCTGCCCTCCCGGCCTCGCGTCGTGCTCCTGGATGCGCTGCCCGGAGGCCTGGAGTACTCGGTGCGGCTGCCCATCCTGTACGACGGGGCGCTCCACCGTATCTCCGTGCTCCGGGCGGATGCGCGAGAGCGCCTGGAGCGCGTGAAGCCCGCCGTCATCTTCTCGGACCCGGAGGGGCTGCGCTGGCTCGTGGAGCAGCAAGGCCTGCCCGCGCCGCGCCTCCTCTTGAGCTCGGCGCAGCACCTGTCCACGGAGCTGCGTGCGGCGCTGGGGCGTGTGGTGGGTGCGCCCGTCCTCAACTACTACGCGACGACGGAGACGGGCCCCCTGGCCTGGGAGTGCCTGGCGCACACGGGCCACTTCCACGTGATGGCGCCGGATGTCTGGGTGGAGCCAGGGCTCCAGGAGGTGGTGGTGACGCGGCTGCGCCCCAGCGTGCTGCCCCTGTTGCGCTACCGTCCGGGAGACGCGGGCACGGTGCGGCGTGACGCGTGCTCCTGTGGCTTCCAGGGCTGGACGCTGGAGGGCTTTGGCGGACGCGGGGCTTGCCACTTCCTCACGCCCGCGGGCCGAGCCGTGGATGCCTGGCAGCTCGCGTGGGTGTTCAAGCACCACACGCTTCGCGCCTTCCGGCTGACGCAGGTGGAGCCCGAGCGCTTCGCGCTGGAGCTGGCGGGAGCGTCGGAGGGAGACACGGGTCCGCTGTGCGAGCGCCTCACGGCCGCGCTGCGCAACCTCGGCTGGGAGCGCCCTCGGGTGGATCTCCGCCATGTCGCTCCGGCGGTGCTCGGCACGGGCGCCAAGCCGCTGCCCTTTCGCGCGCTCGGGTCGGGTTAG
- a CDS encoding radical SAM protein: MRYELHDGRILTWSLEAHVTTHCNLRCVQCCPLSPHLPTWAMEPAALGEDLRRLARVLQPGIFKLTGGEPFLHPDLPSVLDAVRASGISEQVSITTNGFLAQSAPDAVYERLDRMTLSVYTSAPLPERSIARITERCERHGVLLTVKRIDAFQKLTPDAPLATEAEVRTVHARCWMKARCHMVYRGHFYTCTRPPHVATVLGPQHPEMPALAEVDGLSLDGPELLARMLTYLEREEPLASCRYCLGGSGPWEPHAQLPRALV; the protein is encoded by the coding sequence GTGCGCTACGAACTCCATGACGGCCGCATCCTCACCTGGTCGCTGGAGGCGCACGTCACCACGCACTGCAACCTGCGCTGCGTGCAGTGCTGCCCGTTGTCGCCGCACCTGCCCACCTGGGCCATGGAGCCCGCGGCGCTCGGCGAGGACCTGCGGCGCCTGGCGCGGGTGCTCCAGCCCGGCATCTTCAAGCTGACTGGCGGAGAGCCCTTCCTGCACCCGGATCTCCCGAGCGTGCTGGACGCGGTGCGTGCCTCGGGCATCTCCGAGCAGGTGTCCATCACCACCAATGGATTCCTGGCCCAGAGCGCGCCGGACGCGGTGTACGAGCGGCTCGACCGGATGACGTTGTCCGTCTACACCTCCGCGCCGCTGCCCGAGCGCTCCATCGCGCGCATCACCGAGCGCTGCGAGCGGCACGGCGTACTGCTCACGGTGAAGCGCATTGACGCCTTCCAGAAGCTCACCCCGGATGCGCCCCTGGCGACCGAGGCGGAGGTGCGCACCGTCCACGCGCGCTGCTGGATGAAGGCGCGCTGCCACATGGTGTACCGCGGGCACTTCTACACGTGTACGCGCCCGCCCCATGTGGCCACGGTGCTGGGCCCCCAGCACCCCGAGATGCCCGCGCTGGCGGAAGTGGATGGTCTGTCCCTGGACGGGCCGGAGTTGCTCGCGCGGATGCTCACGTACCTGGAGCGTGAGGAGCCCCTGGCTTCCTGTCGCTACTGTCTCGGCGGCAGCGGGCCATGGGAGCCCCACGCCCAGCTCCCACGGGCCCTCGTCTAA
- a CDS encoding asparagine synthase C-terminal domain-containing protein, with the protein MSRAPGEGSGPLASLPRYQSAAAPERSADSVWPLLVTPGSGLDPHAVAAFLRHLLAPPESLFSGVLRLPAPLPVTARGHAPMRALERLTGVLLTAWVDTVRDHLAAGARDVSLSGGLDSAALCAMAAQYAPSQVRAWTMDVHFADETERRNAGLVARTAGVPLVELSIPDAVLPDLFELAVLANETAIINARAVASFAFYAEARKQGATVMLSGAGADEVLMGNPGALAGARARVAEDRALADRVLRAPGPGEWKDSWEEPHAPGATEELRYAAWVLRELVLPPELRGALAHGITLRTPYLDSRFADVALGLPADLLLREETGKWLFRHALRSLVPKEVRFARKMPRYALTALSSPVRERWLELYRAWLSPARLQPLECVDPSATLALLDQYVRLAPEDSQASAMDRLLMRLVSLAMLHARAEAPPPCPES; encoded by the coding sequence GTGTCCCGCGCCCCTGGCGAGGGGAGCGGCCCGCTCGCCTCCCTGCCCCGCTACCAGTCAGCAGCCGCACCTGAGCGCTCGGCCGACTCCGTGTGGCCCCTGCTCGTGACTCCCGGCTCCGGGCTGGATCCGCACGCCGTGGCCGCGTTCCTGCGTCACCTTCTGGCTCCTCCGGAGAGCCTGTTCAGCGGGGTGCTCCGGTTGCCCGCGCCGCTCCCCGTCACGGCGCGCGGACACGCCCCCATGCGCGCGCTCGAGCGCCTCACCGGGGTGCTCCTGACAGCCTGGGTGGACACCGTCCGCGACCACCTCGCGGCGGGCGCCCGGGACGTCAGCCTGAGCGGAGGGCTGGACAGTGCGGCCCTGTGCGCCATGGCCGCCCAGTACGCCCCGAGCCAGGTGCGGGCATGGACCATGGATGTCCACTTCGCCGACGAGACGGAGCGGCGCAACGCCGGGCTCGTGGCGCGTACCGCGGGTGTCCCGCTCGTCGAGCTCTCCATTCCGGACGCCGTGCTGCCGGACCTGTTCGAGCTCGCGGTCCTCGCCAACGAGACGGCCATCATCAACGCCCGCGCCGTGGCCAGCTTCGCCTTCTATGCGGAGGCCCGGAAGCAAGGGGCCACGGTGATGCTGAGCGGCGCGGGAGCGGATGAAGTCCTGATGGGCAATCCGGGCGCGCTGGCGGGAGCACGGGCCCGCGTCGCGGAGGACCGGGCGCTGGCGGACCGGGTGCTTCGAGCTCCAGGGCCTGGGGAGTGGAAGGACAGCTGGGAGGAGCCCCACGCTCCGGGTGCCACGGAGGAGCTTCGCTATGCCGCGTGGGTGCTGCGGGAGCTGGTGCTTCCTCCGGAGCTGCGCGGTGCCCTGGCCCATGGCATCACCCTGCGCACCCCGTACCTCGACTCGCGCTTCGCCGACGTGGCGCTCGGCCTCCCGGCGGACCTGCTCCTGCGCGAGGAGACTGGGAAGTGGCTCTTCCGCCACGCGCTGCGCTCGCTCGTCCCCAAGGAGGTCCGCTTCGCGCGCAAGATGCCCCGCTATGCCCTCACCGCGCTCTCCAGCCCCGTCCGTGAGCGATGGCTGGAGCTGTACCGCGCATGGCTCTCCCCCGCCCGACTCCAGCCCCTGGAGTGCGTCGATCCCTCCGCCACACTCGCGCTGCTGGACCAGTACGTCCGACTCGCTCCCGAGGACTCCCAGGCCAGCGCCATGGATCGGCTGTTGATGCGACTCGTGTCCCTCGCCATGCTCCACGCCCGCGCCGAGGCACCTCCCCCATGTCCCGAATCCTGA
- a CDS encoding glycosyltransferase, whose translation MSRILIATSPEKGHLNPMVGVVQWLRRMGHTVGWLCLPEPSPQLEQLGVEVLHLPHAAAPAAPIETGGEALARLVRDEVALGRWIRGLLIDAAPAQIAPVREVVRRFKPDVMALDGMQYAAVLAAHLEQVPWAGVSSALTLLEPEIDLALLRNVRALAADRDALFASHGFPARFRTCECLSPRLNTLFATETFVGPEARIPPATYLVGPSLPPEARGDEVDFPWERLGTRPVVYVSFGSQISWQPDLFRLIAEATAPLGVTLVLSAGELAENTDFLRSLPGEVVAVPYAPQRQLLPRVSAFVTHGGANSVMEALTEGVPLLLLPICNDQPVQAHFLTKAGAGLALDPRTLTVEDCRAALTRLLEPGTPLRAKVAEISASYRARDGAKECAERIAGLAP comes from the coding sequence ATGTCCCGAATCCTGATCGCCACCTCGCCCGAGAAGGGCCACCTCAACCCCATGGTGGGCGTCGTCCAGTGGCTGCGCCGCATGGGCCACACCGTGGGCTGGCTGTGCCTCCCCGAACCCTCGCCCCAGCTCGAGCAACTCGGCGTGGAGGTGCTCCACTTGCCCCACGCGGCCGCTCCCGCCGCGCCCATCGAGACTGGAGGCGAGGCCCTTGCCCGCCTCGTGCGCGATGAGGTGGCGCTGGGCCGGTGGATTCGAGGCCTGCTGATTGACGCCGCCCCCGCGCAGATCGCTCCCGTGCGCGAGGTGGTCCGCCGATTCAAGCCCGACGTCATGGCCCTGGATGGTATGCAGTACGCGGCCGTGCTCGCCGCCCATCTGGAGCAGGTACCTTGGGCCGGAGTGTCCTCCGCGCTCACGTTGCTGGAGCCCGAGATCGACCTGGCCCTGCTGCGCAATGTGCGAGCCCTCGCCGCGGACCGCGACGCGCTGTTCGCCTCCCACGGTTTTCCCGCCCGGTTCCGCACCTGTGAGTGCCTCTCGCCCCGCCTCAACACCCTCTTCGCCACCGAGACCTTCGTGGGCCCTGAGGCGCGCATCCCGCCCGCCACGTACCTCGTGGGCCCGTCCCTGCCGCCCGAGGCCCGGGGTGACGAGGTGGACTTCCCCTGGGAGCGGCTGGGCACCCGGCCCGTGGTGTACGTCTCCTTTGGCAGTCAGATCTCCTGGCAGCCCGACCTCTTCCGCCTCATCGCCGAGGCCACCGCGCCGCTCGGAGTGACGCTCGTGCTCAGCGCCGGAGAGCTGGCGGAAAACACCGACTTCCTCCGCTCGCTGCCGGGAGAGGTAGTCGCCGTGCCGTACGCGCCCCAGCGGCAGCTACTGCCCCGCGTCTCCGCCTTCGTCACCCACGGCGGAGCCAACTCCGTCATGGAGGCGCTCACCGAGGGCGTGCCGCTCCTGCTGCTGCCCATCTGCAACGACCAGCCCGTGCAGGCCCACTTCCTCACGAAGGCCGGCGCGGGTCTCGCGCTGGACCCACGCACCCTGACCGTGGAGGACTGCCGCGCCGCGCTCACCCGCCTGCTGGAGCCGGGCACACCGTTGCGCGCGAAGGTGGCGGAGATCTCTGCCTCCTACCGGGCCCGCGATGGCGCGAAGGAGTGCGCCGAACGCATCGCCGGACTCGCCCCATGA